CTTTTTATGTTTTCTTCTATATTAACTTTTTTTGCTGTTTTCATCTTATCTTCATTAGAAACATTATGTTTTAAATCAGAAATAATATTCTTAAATCTATTAAACATATTTGATTCCCCTTTATTTCAACTGTCAATATTAAGTGTACTTTCATATAATTTATGTTTTACTATTGTTTAACTAATATACATCTATTTAATTATCTTTTAACTATTTGAATTAACAGTACCATTATTGGAAAAACTTTTAGTAGTATATTTTTTTATTTTTAGAATAAAAATATAAAGACGAAGCTAGTAGGGAGGAAGATATATGACTATATCCCTTAATAGAAAAAAGGACAGTGTTAATGTTGATTCACCCTTCGCCATACCTACCTTTAGTAAAATGATAATAAACCATCTTAATGAGTTTATAGATAATGATTATAACGATTTGGTTTTAGTTTGTATTGGTACCGACCGTTCTACCGGAGATTGTTTAGGCCCTCTAGTTGGATACAAACTTACTAAGTTACTAAAAAATTATTCTAAAGTTCATATATTAGGTACATTAGATGAGCCTGTTCATGCTAAAAATCTAGATGATAAGATAAAAATGATAAATAATAAATATGATAAACCTTTTATTATTGCAATAGATGCATCTCTTGGTAGTCTTGAAAGGATTGGATATGTAACTGTAGCTAATGGGCCATTAAAACCAGGAACTGGGGTTAATAAAGATTTGCCTAATATAGGAGATATTCATATAACGGGTGTGGTTAATTTAGGTGGCTTTATGGAATATGTTATTTTACAAAACACTAGGTTAAGCACTGTGATGAGAATAGCAAATGTCATTGCTAATTCTGTATCATATAGCATATGGAAAATATCTAAAAAAGAAAAGCAACCTGTTTAATGCATATCAGGTTGCTTTTTTTACTCGTAATCAAATATTCTAGTATAAACTCTATTTTCAATAATGTATTCAATCTCCTCTATCGATTTATTTTTTGCATTTATTAAAATCATTCCTCTACCTATATCTGCGCTTGTTCCTTCATTCATATTTGTAAACTGACTATAATCAGGTATGTTATAGCCGTCAGCCATATATATTACTGCTTCTACATTACGACCTGAGTCTATATCAAATACTTCATATCCATCCCTTATAAGCCTCTCTTTTATTTCATTTAAACCCTGTTGAACAGCTATTCTTTTAGGCATAAAAACACCCCCAAGCAAAATCATACTAATATTATTGTTATCACTTAGAGGTTTTTTATACACATATTGTATTAAGCTATTAAACTTATTTTTTTATTGTATATTTTGAAGGTTACAACTTTATTAGTTTCATATATCTCCCCGTCTACATTTAAATATAAATTATCCTTAGTTTTTATGTTTATATTCTTTGCTTTATAAAACCTCACATATTTATTATATTTCTTATGCTCACCTTTGAATACAGAAGGGAAAAGAACAAGTAGTTTGATTTTAGGTATTTCTTTAATTACACACAAAACAAAAAAACCATCGTCAATTTCAGCCATAGGTGATATTTTCATGCCTCCACCATAGTATTTAACCATTAGCTACCGCTAACAGTAATAGGTTAGTATTGATTTTAACATTATTATCTAGTATAATTTCAACCTTCTTATTTTTATATGTAATTAAAGTCTTTAATAATCCTACAGTATAAGCAAATTTATTTTTTATATGTTTTTTTATTTTTTCTGTATTTTTTGCTATTTCTGAATCAAATCCAACACTAGCTACATTTAAAAACACTTTTCCATTTGCCTCGCCTACATCAATTTTTTTCGTTTTTCCAGTTAAAATAACTTGTAATGCCTCTTTAGGGTCTATAGGTATGTTTAGACTTCTTACTAAATCATTACCTGTCCCACCTGGTATTATGCCTAATGTACCTTTACCTGCTTTAATAATACCTTTAGCTACTTCGTTTATCGTTCCATCTCCACCTACGGCTACAATTGTCTTATATCCTTTCTTAATTGCATCATAAGCAATTCTAGTGGCATCATTATGACCTTTAGTGTAAACTATTTTATATGTTATATTTGTATTTTCCATAATTTCTTCTATTAATGGATGAATGTTTTTAGCCCTATCCCCACCAGCAATAGGATTTATAATAAAAAGCATTTTTATTTTCCTTCCTCCTATTTTTATGAAACTCTAGTTGCTATTCTACTGGACATTCCATTTTCCTTTGCTTTATCTATGGCCTGTAATTCTTCTACTGATAAGTTGTATTTAGATTTCCCTTCTATTATAGGTTTAGCGTATGTATTACTTTCATTTCTTCCAAAAATAGTTGATATAACTACACCATTAAGATTTTCATCTAATAAAGCTATTGAAAAACTTAAATCACTACCCATATCATCAAAAGCATTGTATCTAATAA
This sequence is a window from Caldisalinibacter kiritimatiensis. Protein-coding genes within it:
- the yyaC gene encoding spore protease YyaC; its protein translation is MTISLNRKKDSVNVDSPFAIPTFSKMIINHLNEFIDNDYNDLVLVCIGTDRSTGDCLGPLVGYKLTKLLKNYSKVHILGTLDEPVHAKNLDDKIKMINNKYDKPFIIAIDASLGSLERIGYVTVANGPLKPGTGVNKDLPNIGDIHITGVVNLGGFMEYVILQNTRLSTVMRIANVIANSVSYSIWKISKKEKQPV
- a CDS encoding YkuS family protein, with the protein product MPKRIAVQQGLNEIKERLIRDGYEVFDIDSGRNVEAVIYMADGYNIPDYSQFTNMNEGTSADIGRGMILINAKNKSIEEIEYIIENRVYTRIFDYE
- a CDS encoding diacylglycerol/lipid kinase family protein, producing MVKYYGGGMKISPMAEIDDGFFVLCVIKEIPKIKLLVLFPSVFKGEHKKYNKYVRFYKAKNINIKTKDNLYLNVDGEIYETNKVVTFKIYNKKISLIA
- a CDS encoding diacylglycerol/lipid kinase family protein, with translation MLFIINPIAGGDRAKNIHPLIEEIMENTNITYKIVYTKGHNDATRIAYDAIKKGYKTIVAVGGDGTINEVAKGIIKAGKGTLGIIPGGTGNDLVRSLNIPIDPKEALQVILTGKTKKIDVGEANGKVFLNVASVGFDSEIAKNTEKIKKHIKNKFAYTVGLLKTLITYKNKKVEIILDNNVKINTNLLLLAVANG
- a CDS encoding DUF4446 family protein, giving the protein MASSSHNVKNVKNELVNIKEYCKDIDSRLKLSVQKVGIIRYNAFDDMGSDLSFSIALLDENLNGVVISTIFGRNESNTYAKPIIEGKSKYNLSVEELQAIDKAKENGMSSRIATRVS